The genomic region ATTAAAAAAATATGTAAAAGAGGTGATTTTTAAAAGTGGTTAAAGATGATAACATGACAGCTGCTAATTTACGGTCAGCTTTTGCCGGTGAGAGTCAAGCTTATATGAGATACAGTTTCTGGGGTCAGGTGGCACATAAAGATGGCTTTCCAAATGTGGCAACATTATTTGAAGCAGTGGCCAACTCTGAAAAAATACATGCCCAAAACCATTTTGATGTTCACAAAAATATACATGGTGATCAATTGGTGCCTGCAATGGGTGGTTTTGGCTCAGCTAGTACTTCAGAAAACCTTAAAGCTGCCCGGGAAGGGGAACTTTGGGAGGTTGACCAAATGTATGCAACGTTTATTCCTACTGCTGAACAACAAGAAGAAAGTGATGCAAAACGCTCTTTTCACTGGGCTAGAGAGGTAGAAAAAGGCCATGCTGACTTATTTTTAGAAGCTAAACATAGCGTAGATGAAAATAAGGATTATCAGTATTCTTCTGTTTATGTATGTGGTGTATGTGGTCATACTCACCCTAAAAATCCTAAAGAAAAATGCCCAGTTTGCGGTGCACCTGAAAGCAAATATAAAAAGTACGGAAACTAATATAAAGAAGAAGGAGCCTACACTCCTTCTTCTTTATTTATTGAAAAGGGACTCGTTCTTTAGCTCTATCTGATTTATTTGCTTTTTCTTTCTCAAAAGTTAGTATTTTTGCCGTTACCCTCTTTAGCATATCTCGTCCGAATTTTAGAAATGGTAACGGATCGCTAAAGCTCCATATTGGGTATGTCTTTTTCTTAAACGCTACTGATTTAAAAATATTCCAAATAGATTGTTGGCCGGCTTTTAAGTATTCCAGTATTGCAATAATATCTCTATACAAGTACCTAAAGTACATATTAGTGCTTGTAGTAATATGCTTATCTGGAAGTGGTTTATTAATCATATCAGAGTATATGGTAAAAGGGACATTAAACCCGACTTTTCTGAGCATAGCATCAAAGTTGGTGATTCGTACATTAACTTCGATTAAATAAAACTCTCCAGTTCGCTGATGTTTTTTAAACTCAATTTCCCCAAACCCACGATATCCAATATCCTGAAAAAATTTTGCGCCTAATTTATAAAGTTGAGGAAAGTATCTTTGCCTTGTATAAACAGAAGCACCAAAGTTTATGGGGTATTGTCGCTCTTTTTGGCATGTTGTATGGTGGGTTAACCGGCCTTGCTTGTCTATATATGCATCAAATGAATGCATGCAGTCATCTCCCCCAGGTATTAACTGCTGAACAAAAACATCTAATTTTTCTTTTTTAGCTTTTAATAACGACTTTTCTAAGTCTTCTTTGCTATTTACTATAAACATTTTTTTATTAAAAACTTTTACAAATCTATAAGAGAATTCAGGTTTTAGTAAGCAGGGAAAACCTATTTCATCTTCAACTTTCTCATAGATATTTTCCTGGGTAACTTCTATTTTTTTAGGCACCTTCATGTCATGTTTTAATGCCATAGTATGTAAAGAATCCTTGTTCATTAATTTAGTCATCAGCCCTTGATTAATTGGGGGAAGTAAAAAGTGGTTTTTTAATCGATCTAGATACTTATCAACTAGTTCTGCATAAGGATCGGCACAGGGTATCAATACCGGAATAACCTCCTCTTTTTTTGCAAAAGTTATAAGCTCATCGACAACACCAGCTTCATTTTCTGAAAAATGAGGAATTGTTAAGGTTTCATCACAAAACTTAGATTTCGTTGCATATGCTTCTTTGGGGCTGTGATCTGAGCCGATTACATATACTCCATTGTCTCCCAGTCCTCGAATTACACTTAAACCTGTATAGCCGTTACACCCTAGTACAACTGCCTTACTTTTATATTTAATTCTCCTCATTGTCACAACCCCTTTAAATCTTCTATTCCTATGTTTAGGATTATAACATAATGAATGTTAAAAGCAAGAATAATTAAAATAGTTAAAGAAATTGAAATACGTATAAAAAAAACACCCCGAAATCTTTATCGGGGTGTTTGGTTATTTATTAGTTTAATGCTTCTTCTAACGGAGTATATGGTAAGTCTAAGCCTTCAGCAACAGGTTTATATACAAGTTTTCCGTTAACAACATTAACACCAGGCTCTAGCCTTTTATCTTCTTGTATAGCTTTTCTCCAGCCCTTAGTTGCAATTGCAACAGCATAAGGCATAGTAACGTTAGTTAGTGCAATTGTTGAAGTTCTAGGAACTGCACCAGGCATGTTAGCTACTGAGTAGTGAACAACACCATCAACAACGTAAGTTGGGTTCGCATGAGTAGTAACTCTGTCAATTGTTTCGATAGAACCACCTTGGTCTATAGCAACGTCAACAATTACTGACCCTTCCTTCATTTCGCTAACAGTTTCTTTACTTACTAGTTTTGGAGCTTTTGCTCCAGGGATAAGCACTCCTCCAATTAGAAGGTCAGCTTTTTTAGCACATTCTTCAATGTTTAATGGGTTAGACATTAAAGTATTGATATTACCATGGAAAATATCATCAAGGTAACGTAACCTGTCTGCATTTATATCTAAAATAGTTACGTTTGAACCCATACCATGAGCAATCTTAGCAGCGTTTGTACCAACAACTCCACCACCAATAACTACTACTTCTGCAGGTCTAACTCCAGGAACGCCACCCATTAGCACTCCTGCGCCACCATTTGGCTTCTCTAAAAATCTAGAGCCCATTTGGGTTGCCATTCTACCAGCAACTTCACTCATAGGAGTTAGTAGGGGTAATGATCCATCTGCCTCTTCTACAGTTTCATATGCTATAGCCACAACATTTTTCTCCATCAAAGCTTCAGTTAAAGGCTTTTCTGCAGCTAAGTGCAGATAGGTAAATAGAATTTGGTTTTCTTGGAAAAGCTCATACTCAGACTCTAAAGGTTCTTTAACCTTCATAATCATTTCTGCGCTTGTCCAAACATCTTTAGCTGTTGGAAGAATCTTCGCTCCAGCTTTTTCGAAATCCTCGTTTGTAAATCCACTTCCCATGCCGGCATTGTTTTCAATAATAACTTCATGCCCAGCCTTGACCATACTCACTACTCCAGCAGGAGTAATTGCGACTCTACTTTCATTTGGTTTAATCTCCTTAGGTACACCTACAAGCATTGGAATGCCCCCTTTTATGTATTATTTTACTTCACTTTTAAAAAGTGATAGCTACATATTTGCATTCTAAAAAGAATGCCTTTCACAAATATAATAAGCAATTTGTGTGCCAAATATCTCTTTAGCGTATCCTAGGGTTCCCATCATTAGTAGTGAAATAAAGTGCATGTTATGTACAATTCTGCATGCACTTTCCTGCATTTAGATCATCATGGGAACTATTAGCCGTAATATCGCCGGAGTTATGTAAGCTTCAACTAAGGCTGCGATAAGCATGATTAACAAAGTTACGGCACATAAAACGCTATAGTTTCTAAAGTGAGGTAACACCTGAATATTTTTATTCTTTACTACTTTCATTATTAATACCCATGAAAATGATAGACTAGCTACGGAAGCTATCAAAATCCCAGGTAGAACAAGCAGGTTTTGTGGAAGAATTGCCAAAATAGAAAACACCAATCCCCTTAATGACGCTTGTTCAAAAAGAAATGCTACAGAGAAACCTAGTACCATCCCTCTGCTAAAAACCATAAATACTACAATTGGTATTCCAATTATAGTAAGTCCTAACAGCCAACAAATAATTACAAATCTAGCGTTAGAGTTAAAAGATTGCCATAGTAGTTCTTGCCTCTCCAAATCTGGTCTTTCTTCTAGTACTTCAAAGTAAAACTGTAGTTCGTCAACTAAAGGTTCAGAATGTTGACTAGGTAAGCGATTTACCATTACTGCTCCAAATGCGATGCCTAAAACTAATATTAGCGTTAAAAAATAATATATAAACGCATTTTCTTTAATGTATCTCCCTATCAGGTACTTTAATGGCATAGCTACCCCTCCTCATTTATACCTAAATTCTATGCTGAACCTTTTTATAATATAACCTTTTCATTTTTTTATTTTTTAGAGTATATTCTATGACCTTTTGTAATAGATATTAGATAAAGAATAAAATGTAGGAGGTAGAAGCATGCAATACTATTCGGACAATAAGGGTATCTATTTTAGAGGCAGTTGTAGAGAGTTTCGTTTATTTTTACAGACTTTAGATAGCAAGGTAGGTACATTAAAATCATGGTTAAAGTCTAGAACCCATTAATTTAGTTACATATCCACCCAATGCTGTCAAGCTATCAAAAAAACTCTTGTTTTCGTTGTAACCCCTTCCCATAGTACTTAAGTTTATTTTGCATAGTTCGCTAATATTTTGTATATCAACACCATTTGCTACGGCTAAGTGGTGTTTTTGCTTTATACCGTATTCAGTCAACTGGTTAAGCAGTAAATTCATTCTTTCTCTTGTAAGTCGTGGTAATATTATTGTATATTTACCACCACAAAGTTTACCAAAGTTAGTTAAAAAGTGATGGCTAATACCGTTGTGCCTTTTCCTTTCATCTACAAACCCAATTCTAACTGCAGGGTATACTTTACATCCAAGTTTTTGAGCTAAGTCTGAGATATAGCTTTGCTCGATTCCTGTAAATCCCATCTCAGTTCCTGTTCCTACGATACCTGGACCCATACATACAATTATTACATCCGCCTCAAAGGCAGCCTTCGCTCCTTGGATTGCAGAAACGGGGTTAATCGCTTCAATATCTCCACCAAAGCTGTGTCCAGAAGTAACTACCCCCTCTATAATATTGCTCTCTTTTAGTAGTGTCGCTGCTTTGCTATGACTGGCACTAAGTGACCCTCCATCAGTCATTACATAGGCTATCTTATACTGAGGTTTAAGTTTTTTAATTGCTAATGCTATAGGTGCTAACATGCTATGAAGCTCAGCAGTTATCACCACTGTATCCTTTAGAGAAACTTTATCTAGTTCTTCTCCTAATTGTTCCTCAATAGGGTAAGTTCTCAGCTGCAATGGTGTGTATCTGAGCTTGATAATGTGTCCGGGGCTTAGGTCTTTTTTAGAGGCAAAGGGATATTTTGCTATGACAAAATGGTACCCCCCAGAACCTAAATTTAGATCAACAGCAGTTGTATTTACCAAAACTTCATCATTTACACCTACCTTTCCTGTAAAGCAGGTGTAATTATAAGCTTTCTCATCTTTATTAAGTTCTAAAACCTGAATATTTTCATTTTCTAAGATTACTCTTGTTACCTTTCTTACAGCTCTGTTAACCATTTTATTGCTCCTTTTTTACTATCTCCGCTACTAACTTGGACGATTTAACTAGGTTATCCACGCTCACATATTCATCATTGGTATGAACATTAGCCATGCCTACAGCTAAATTTAATGTAGGAATGCCTTTATTGTTAAATACGTTAGCATCGCTACCTCCACCCCTTGACTTTAATTTTAGAGAAAGGCCTAATTTATCTAACTTTTCTTTAAGAAACTGTGTCACTTGTTGATCTTCGCCTAGATAAAAGTTATGGTAAATAACTTCTTTTGCAAATTCTACGGTGCCTCCATGTTGATCACAAACATCTTTAAAGGTTTGTTCAAATTGATTTATAATCTGCTGTGCTTTCTCATAGTTATGACTTCTAACTTCACCTTTTAATTCAACTAAAGGGCACACTATATTTGTCATCTCCCCACCTTTAATAACACCTATATTTGATGAAGTATCTTCATCAATTCTCCCCAACTTAAGTTTAGATATTATTCTTCCGGCTATTTTTATAGCATCTACACCATCTTCGGGGTTTACCCCACTATGAGCCTCTTTTCCAAGAACTTTGGCATGAAAATCAATTTCTGACGGTGCTTTGTTGATGGCTATCCCTACATCTCCACCACTGTCAAAAACGTAACCCAGCTGTGCTTTAAGGTCATTGCTATTTACCTTTTTAGCCCCACACAGCCCTATTTCCTCCCCATAAGTGAATATAACCTCTAAAGGATGTAATTTTTTACCTTCACTAATAGTTTTCTTTATACCTGACAAAATGGCTGTAATTCCCGCCTTATCATCAGCACCTAAGATAGTTTTACCGTCAGTTCTAATCTTTCCATTTTTCTCTACGATTTTAACCCCTTTATTAGATTGAACGGTATCCATATGGGCACTTAGTAAAATTGTAGAACCACTACCACTTCTTTTGCCTATTATATTTGTCGTTTTTTCGTGTTTGTCCAGCTTCACGTCAAAATCAAGCTTTTCTAGTTCTACCGACAAATAGTTTGCTAACTCACTTTCTTTAAAAGAAGGGCTATCTATTTCAACTAACTTTCTGAATAAATCAACTACATTTTGCTCCAATAATTACACCTCCTAATAACATATATATATTACCCTTTTGGCGAAGATAAATTCTTTTAATGTATTTAAAAAGCAACATAAAAAAACATCTAGGATAATTTCCTAGATGTTTTTTATGTTAGTTAATTACTTTGCAAATTCAGACCCTTTGTCGATAGCTTGCTCGTTAAGTGGAATTAAGTTATGGCGATGCTCAGGAAGAACTTTTTTAAGGGCACCGATAACAGATTCTTTAGTAACAACGTTTGTTTGAGCGATAAGCGAGCCTAGAACAACCATATTAGCAACCTTACCACTGCCTAAGTCATTAGCTATATCGTTAGCTGGAACTTCTAAAACAGTGATGTCATCTCTTTCACATTTTCTTTCGATTAGTGAAGAGTTCACAATTAGTACTCCACCTGGCTTAACTTGAGATTCAAACTTGTCTAAGGAAGGTAAGTTCATAGCAATAACTACATCAGGTTCAGTTACCACTGGAGAACCAATAGGATTCTCAGATACAACTACAGTACAGTTTGCAGTTCCACCACGCATTTCTGGGCCATAAGAAGGCATCCAAGATACTTCTTTATCTTCGATCATGCCTGAGTAGGTAATAAGCTGTCCCATAGACATAACACCTTGACCACCAAAACCTGCCATAATAATTTCTAACATTTATTTACCCTCCTTCTCTGGAGATCTAAAGTTACCTAATGGATAGTATGGTAGCATGTTATCTTTTAACCAATCTAACGACTCAACAGGGTCAATACCCCAGTTAGTTGGACAAGTTGATAAAACCTCTACCAAAGTAAACCCTTTGCCCTCAAGCTGATATTCAAAAGCTTTTTTAATCGCTTTCTTTGCTTTTAAAATATGAGGAACATCATGAACAGATACCCTCTCGATATAAACAGCACCTGGAAGGGTTGATAGCATTTCAGAAACTTTAATTGGATGACCAGCGTGGTCTAAATCTCTACCATATGGAGATGTAGTAGTTACCTGCTTCTCTAAAGAGGTAGGAGCCATTTGGCCACCAGTCATACCATAAATTGCATTGTTAACGAATACTGTAGTGATTTTTTCTCCCCTTGCTGCAGCATGTACTATTTCAGCAGCACCGATTGAAGCAAGGTCACCGTCACCTTGGTAGGTGAATACTGGTTTGTCAGGGTGAACTCTCTTTATACCTGTCGCTACAGCTGGAGCTCTACCATGAGCAGCTTGTTGCATGTCACAATTAAAGTAATTGTAAGCTAATACTGAACAACCTACAGGAGCAACTCCTATAGTTTCCTCTCTGATACCCAGCTCATCCATAACTTCAGCGGTAATTTTGTGAATTATACCATGAGTACAACCTGGGCAATAATGTAGTACTTTATCTGTTAAACTTTCTGGCTTTTGCCATACTTTAACCATAGACATTATTTTTCACCCCCCACTAGTTCTTTAACCTTTTCTTTTACTTCTTCAACAGATGGAATCATTCCACCAGTTCTACCATAAAACTCTACAGGTTTTCTTCCGTCAATAGCTAGTTTAACATCTTCTACCATTTGACCTAAACTCATTTCAACTGTCAAGAATTTAGAAGCGGAATCAACAACTTCTTCAAATGCATCCGCAGGGAACGGCCATAATGTTATAGGTCTGATCATACCTACTTTTATACCTTCTTCTCTTAACTGATCAATAGCAGTTCTACAAATTCTTGAAGTGGTACCATAGGCAGCAATTACGATATCAGCATCTTCTGTTTTGTAGCTTTCAGATTTAGCTTCCTTATCTGTTATCTCTGCATATTTTTCTTGTAGGTCAAGGTTATGATTTTCAAGTCCCTCAGGATCCATGTGTAGAGAGTTAATTACGTTTTGCTCTCTGTCTTTCATACCAGTTGTCGCCCAAGTTTTTTCTTTACTATCTCTTTTGTTAAGAGGCTTAAATTCAACTGGCTCCATCATTTGACCTAAGATTCCATCACCTAGGATCATTACAGGGTTTCTGTAATAGTCAGCAATCTCGAAAGCATCCATTGTTAAGTCCACTAGTTCCTGAACTGTAGAAGGAGCTAACACAACTACACGGTAATCGCCATGCCCACCGCCTTTTACTGCTTGGAAATAGTCAGATTGTGCTGGTTGAATTCCACCTAATCCTGGGCCACCTCTAACAATATTTACAATTACACAAGGCAATTGTGCACCAGCTATATAAGAAATACCTTCCGTTTTCAAGCTGATTCCAGGACTTGATGAAGAAGTCATAACTCGAGCGCCAGCACCTGCTGCACCGTAAACCATATTTATAGCAGAAACTTCACTCTCTGCTTGTAAAAATACTCCGTCTTCCTTTGGCAGACGACGAGCTAAATAAGCCGGAATTTCATTTTGTGGTGTTATTGGATATCCGAAAAAATAACGACAGCCTGCTTGAATGGCAGCTTCACCTATGGCTTCGTTACCTTTCATTAGTGTTTTTCCCATTTTAAAACCTCCCTATTTTAATTATTGTTGCTCTTTCTCAACTTCAATTACAGAGTCTGGACAAATTCTTGCACACATAGCGCAACCAATGCACTTGTCCATCTCCTTTACAGTTGCAGGGGTGTACCCCTTTTTGTTGATTCTTCCTTTGTCCATGATTACAATCTTAGTTGGACACACAGTATTACATAGCTCACAGCCTTTACATAGGTCTTCGTTAAAAACAACTCTGTTTTTACCTTTAGCCACTTAACTTACCTCCTTTGTTATTGGTTATTACCAGGGTAGTTTATATTCAATATCTAAGGGAAAAGCCTTTGTACTT from Proteinivorax hydrogeniformans harbors:
- the ald gene encoding alanine dehydrogenase; this encodes MLVGVPKEIKPNESRVAITPAGVVSMVKAGHEVIIENNAGMGSGFTNEDFEKAGAKILPTAKDVWTSAEMIMKVKEPLESEYELFQENQILFTYLHLAAEKPLTEALMEKNVVAIAYETVEEADGSLPLLTPMSEVAGRMATQMGSRFLEKPNGGAGVLMGGVPGVRPAEVVVIGGGVVGTNAAKIAHGMGSNVTILDINADRLRYLDDIFHGNINTLMSNPLNIEECAKKADLLIGGVLIPGAKAPKLVSKETVSEMKEGSVIVDVAIDQGGSIETIDRVTTHANPTYVVDGVVHYSVANMPGAVPRTSTIALTNVTMPYAVAIATKGWRKAIQEDKRLEPGVNVVNGKLVYKPVAEGLDLPYTPLEEALN
- a CDS encoding 4Fe-4S binding protein, which codes for MAKGKNRVVFNEDLCKGCELCNTVCPTKIVIMDKGRINKKGYTPATVKEMDKCIGCAMCARICPDSVIEVEKEQQ
- a CDS encoding M20/M25/M40 family metallo-hydrolase, which encodes MEQNVVDLFRKLVEIDSPSFKESELANYLSVELEKLDFDVKLDKHEKTTNIIGKRSGSGSTILLSAHMDTVQSNKGVKIVEKNGKIRTDGKTILGADDKAGITAILSGIKKTISEGKKLHPLEVIFTYGEEIGLCGAKKVNSNDLKAQLGYVFDSGGDVGIAINKAPSEIDFHAKVLGKEAHSGVNPEDGVDAIKIAGRIISKLKLGRIDEDTSSNIGVIKGGEMTNIVCPLVELKGEVRSHNYEKAQQIINQFEQTFKDVCDQHGGTVEFAKEVIYHNFYLGEDQQVTQFLKEKLDKLGLSLKLKSRGGGSDANVFNNKGIPTLNLAVGMANVHTNDEYVSVDNLVKSSKLVAEIVKKEQ
- a CDS encoding thiamine pyrophosphate-dependent enzyme codes for the protein MVKVWQKPESLTDKVLHYCPGCTHGIIHKITAEVMDELGIREETIGVAPVGCSVLAYNYFNCDMQQAAHGRAPAVATGIKRVHPDKPVFTYQGDGDLASIGAAEIVHAAARGEKITTVFVNNAIYGMTGGQMAPTSLEKQVTTTSPYGRDLDHAGHPIKVSEMLSTLPGAVYIERVSVHDVPHILKAKKAIKKAFEYQLEGKGFTLVEVLSTCPTNWGIDPVESLDWLKDNMLPYYPLGNFRSPEKEGK
- a CDS encoding DUF3866 family protein — translated: MVNRAVRKVTRVILENENIQVLELNKDEKAYNYTCFTGKVGVNDEVLVNTTAVDLNLGSGGYHFVIAKYPFASKKDLSPGHIIKLRYTPLQLRTYPIEEQLGEELDKVSLKDTVVITAELHSMLAPIALAIKKLKPQYKIAYVMTDGGSLSASHSKAATLLKESNIIEGVVTSGHSFGGDIEAINPVSAIQGAKAAFEADVIIVCMGPGIVGTGTEMGFTGIEQSYISDLAQKLGCKVYPAVRIGFVDERKRHNGISHHFLTNFGKLCGGKYTIILPRLTRERMNLLLNQLTEYGIKQKHHLAVANGVDIQNISELCKINLSTMGRGYNENKSFFDSLTALGGYVTKLMGSRL
- a CDS encoding rubrerythrin family protein, with product MVKDDNMTAANLRSAFAGESQAYMRYSFWGQVAHKDGFPNVATLFEAVANSEKIHAQNHFDVHKNIHGDQLVPAMGGFGSASTSENLKAAREGELWEVDQMYATFIPTAEQQEESDAKRSFHWAREVEKGHADLFLEAKHSVDENKDYQYSSVYVCGVCGHTHPKNPKEKCPVCGAPESKYKKYGN
- the spoIIM gene encoding stage II sporulation protein M produces the protein MPLKYLIGRYIKENAFIYYFLTLILVLGIAFGAVMVNRLPSQHSEPLVDELQFYFEVLEERPDLERQELLWQSFNSNARFVIICWLLGLTIIGIPIVVFMVFSRGMVLGFSVAFLFEQASLRGLVFSILAILPQNLLVLPGILIASVASLSFSWVLIMKVVKNKNIQVLPHFRNYSVLCAVTLLIMLIAALVEAYITPAILRLIVPMMI
- a CDS encoding carboxylate--amine ligase is translated as MRRIKYKSKAVVLGCNGYTGLSVIRGLGDNGVYVIGSDHSPKEAYATKSKFCDETLTIPHFSENEAGVVDELITFAKKEEVIPVLIPCADPYAELVDKYLDRLKNHFLLPPINQGLMTKLMNKDSLHTMALKHDMKVPKKIEVTQENIYEKVEDEIGFPCLLKPEFSYRFVKVFNKKMFIVNSKEDLEKSLLKAKKEKLDVFVQQLIPGGDDCMHSFDAYIDKQGRLTHHTTCQKERQYPINFGASVYTRQRYFPQLYKLGAKFFQDIGYRGFGEIEFKKHQRTGEFYLIEVNVRITNFDAMLRKVGFNVPFTIYSDMINKPLPDKHITTSTNMYFRYLYRDIIAILEYLKAGQQSIWNIFKSVAFKKKTYPIWSFSDPLPFLKFGRDMLKRVTAKILTFEKEKANKSDRAKERVPFQ
- a CDS encoding 2-oxoacid:acceptor oxidoreductase family protein, translating into MLEIIMAGFGGQGVMSMGQLITYSGMIEDKEVSWMPSYGPEMRGGTANCTVVVSENPIGSPVVTEPDVVIAMNLPSLDKFESQVKPGGVLIVNSSLIERKCERDDITVLEVPANDIANDLGSGKVANMVVLGSLIAQTNVVTKESVIGALKKVLPEHRHNLIPLNEQAIDKGSEFAK
- a CDS encoding 3-methyl-2-oxobutanoate dehydrogenase subunit VorB, with product MGKTLMKGNEAIGEAAIQAGCRYFFGYPITPQNEIPAYLARRLPKEDGVFLQAESEVSAINMVYGAAGAGARVMTSSSSPGISLKTEGISYIAGAQLPCVIVNIVRGGPGLGGIQPAQSDYFQAVKGGGHGDYRVVVLAPSTVQELVDLTMDAFEIADYYRNPVMILGDGILGQMMEPVEFKPLNKRDSKEKTWATTGMKDREQNVINSLHMDPEGLENHNLDLQEKYAEITDKEAKSESYKTEDADIVIAAYGTTSRICRTAIDQLREEGIKVGMIRPITLWPFPADAFEEVVDSASKFLTVEMSLGQMVEDVKLAIDGRKPVEFYGRTGGMIPSVEEVKEKVKELVGGEK